A DNA window from Amycolatopsis sp. DSM 110486 contains the following coding sequences:
- a CDS encoding nucleotide disphospho-sugar-binding domain-containing protein, whose translation MRVLLAAPSSPVRLRTLAPLAWALRTAGHDVKIAGRPSFVEEILSTGCVAVDLEEGDGETLAESAALVEFAKLWRPDVVVSDALAPAGTAAARAGEAVAVRLLGAVDEPSTSDVDTTFDVVPPSLRDNGSGVRSVRHVPYFGPVVVPNWLRRKPRRARILLSLDDTSLFGPVFDAVAAVDVELLCAAGADAFGPGTTVPANVKLVDVAPPAAVLPTCAAVVHDGDPALALAAVAHGLPQLSLTSTAFTTRVAEAGAGFVGAAGRLADVMADDAVRAKAVALREEIAALPAAHTVLAELTR comes from the coding sequence ATGCGAGTACTCCTGGCCGCGCCGTCGTCGCCCGTCCGTCTGCGCACCCTCGCCCCGCTCGCGTGGGCGCTGCGCACCGCGGGGCACGACGTGAAGATCGCCGGACGGCCTTCGTTCGTCGAGGAGATCCTCAGCACCGGCTGCGTCGCCGTGGACCTCGAAGAGGGTGACGGGGAAACGCTCGCCGAATCGGCCGCGCTGGTCGAGTTCGCGAAGCTCTGGCGGCCCGACGTCGTGGTCTCCGACGCGCTGGCTCCCGCCGGCACCGCCGCCGCCCGCGCGGGCGAGGCCGTGGCGGTGCGGCTGCTCGGCGCCGTTGACGAACCGTCCACTTCCGACGTGGACACCACGTTCGACGTTGTGCCGCCTTCATTGCGGGACAACGGTTCGGGCGTGCGATCCGTGCGGCACGTGCCGTACTTCGGCCCCGTCGTGGTGCCGAACTGGTTGCGCCGCAAGCCCCGGCGGGCCCGGATCCTGCTTTCACTCGACGACACCTCGCTGTTCGGCCCGGTCTTCGACGCCGTCGCCGCCGTGGACGTCGAGCTGCTGTGCGCGGCGGGCGCCGACGCGTTCGGCCCGGGGACCACGGTGCCCGCCAACGTGAAGCTCGTCGACGTGGCCCCGCCCGCCGCTGTGCTGCCGACGTGCGCCGCGGTCGTCCACGATGGCGATCCGGCCCTCGCGCTCGCGGCGGTGGCCCACGGCCTGCCGCAGCTTTCCCTGACCAGCACAGCTTTCACGACTCGCGTCGCCGAAGCCGGCGCCGGGTTCGTCGGGGCCGCCGGCCGGCTTGCCGACGTGATGGCCGACGACGCGGTGCGGGCCAAAGCCGTGGCGCTGCGCGAAGAAATCGCCGCGCTGCCGGCCGCGCACACCGTGCTGGCCGAGCTGACCCGGTGA
- a CDS encoding ABC transporter ATP-binding protein: MTATGSPVRLDSVKKTYGRGENEVVALAGVSVDFPRGSFTAVMGPSGSGKSTLLHCAAGLDRPDSGSVTLVGTDLKGKSETQLTELRREHVAFVFQSFNLMPALNVEENITLPMLLAGREPDRAWIAQVVERVGLTHRVKHRPGELSGGQQQRVAIARALAGRSEVTFADEPTGALDTSTALEVLGLLRELADAGQTIVMVTHDPVAASFADTVLFLVDGQIVTRMAAPAVEAVAGELARLGAQAKLARGQQ, encoded by the coding sequence ATGACGGCCACCGGGTCGCCCGTCCGGCTTGACTCGGTGAAGAAGACCTACGGGCGCGGGGAGAACGAGGTCGTCGCGCTCGCCGGCGTCAGCGTCGACTTCCCGCGCGGCAGCTTCACCGCGGTGATGGGCCCGTCGGGTTCCGGCAAGAGCACGCTGCTGCACTGTGCGGCGGGCCTCGACCGGCCCGACTCGGGCAGCGTCACGCTCGTCGGCACCGACCTCAAGGGCAAGAGCGAGACGCAGCTGACGGAGCTGCGGCGCGAACACGTGGCGTTCGTGTTCCAGTCGTTCAACCTCATGCCGGCGCTCAACGTCGAGGAGAACATCACACTGCCGATGCTGCTCGCCGGTCGTGAACCGGACCGGGCGTGGATCGCGCAGGTCGTGGAGCGGGTCGGGCTCACGCACCGCGTGAAGCACCGTCCCGGTGAGCTTTCCGGCGGCCAGCAGCAGCGCGTGGCGATCGCCCGCGCGCTCGCGGGCCGGTCGGAGGTGACGTTCGCCGACGAGCCGACCGGCGCGCTCGACACGAGCACCGCGCTCGAGGTGCTCGGCCTGCTGCGCGAGCTCGCCGACGCCGGCCAGACCATCGTGATGGTCACCCACGACCCGGTCGCGGCTTCCTTCGCCGACACGGTTCTGTTCCTTGTGGATGGTCAGATCGTGACGCGCATGGCCGCCCCGGCCGTGGAAGCCGTGGCCGGTGAGCTGGCGCGCCTCGGCGCCCAGGCCAAGCTGGCGAGGGGGCAGCAGTGA
- a CDS encoding TetR/AcrR family transcriptional regulator — translation MLDRDTTPERPPGLTLAWGGAPPPRRGPRPAHTVEQIVAAAVELADAEGAAGASLPNIAHEIGVTTNALYRYVSSKEELTVLLADAGWGPPPQALVASGDWRADVRAWARAVVDRLLTRPWLLDLPRSGDAITPNRLAWTELLLAALTRAGVHKGHLLGCVTMVTGFAHAAAARLATPAGPGEAAAVRDHLLPHLDRLGSTHLAGLVAEGQYPATQPEAEAFLEAGLDHVVAGVSGFAETR, via the coding sequence ATGCTGGACAGGGACACGACACCCGAACGGCCCCCGGGGCTCACACTCGCCTGGGGCGGCGCCCCGCCGCCGCGGCGCGGACCGCGGCCCGCGCACACCGTCGAACAGATCGTCGCGGCGGCCGTGGAACTCGCTGACGCCGAGGGCGCCGCGGGCGCCTCCCTGCCGAACATCGCGCACGAGATCGGCGTGACGACCAACGCGCTGTACCGCTACGTCAGCTCGAAAGAGGAGCTGACGGTGCTGCTCGCCGACGCCGGCTGGGGCCCACCGCCGCAGGCTTTGGTCGCCTCCGGCGACTGGCGCGCCGACGTACGGGCCTGGGCTCGCGCCGTCGTCGACCGGCTGCTGACCCGCCCGTGGCTGCTGGACCTGCCGCGCAGCGGCGACGCGATCACGCCGAACCGCCTGGCGTGGACCGAGCTCCTCCTGGCCGCCCTCACCCGCGCCGGCGTCCACAAAGGACACCTCCTCGGCTGCGTCACGATGGTGACGGGCTTCGCCCACGCGGCCGCCGCGCGCCTCGCGACCCCGGCCGGCCCGGGGGAGGCCGCCGCTGTGCGCGATCACCTGCTGCCCCACCTCGACCGCCTCGGCTCGACGCACCTGGCCGGCCTGGTCGCGGAAGGCCAGTACCCCGCAACACAACCGGAGGCGGAAGCTTTCCTCGAGGCCGGCCTCGACCACGTCGTCGCCGGGGTGTCGGGGTTCGCCGAGACCCGCTGA
- a CDS encoding FtsX-like permease family protein has product MSPRRVVLRMALASLRFRAAASLATFVAILVGCSLLIACGGLFETALTLDAQPQRLAAAPVVVGGSAGFKLPDEESQVVPYSERAGVPADQLTRLAGVPGVDQVVPDVSFPAVLVTAAGPQAGGDALAGHGWESAALAPYTLASGTPPQNAGQVVLDEASAAGVQVGAQVAIAVDGAQPRDFVVTGIAHSDVSGPALFFSAGDVQQFATHPGTVDLAGVFPAPGVDADDLAGRLAEQVPGLTVLTGADRGSAEFPGIEAAQLPLILLAGVFGGMVLVVMALVVSATISLTVRQRQQELALLRATGATPKQVHRMVLSETMVVAVLAAIAGVFLGRFVGTRIFAITTEDGVLPPQLEFSQGIIAFAGGLVLALGISFAAAWFAALPAARSRPLQALAEASIPSAKVNEVRKFGAKIFAGFTVLLAVATLFLPVDIASAACGPAVLTGSIAVALIGPELMAYVATRFGPLIRRVGGRDATLAVINSRTRAVAFAAVLTPITLATAVALGNVYAETTQQHAIVGAYAEQLQADAVVDSGTGAVSADLVRAVQQVPGVGTVSPLVTSQGWIEEPYDGNGSDPGRLLGVDAGDTSVLATPVTSGTLRDLTGDTVALPEDIADDLDLKLGDTITMRLGDGGQAHVRIVALLDSPSGYPSIVLPAALLAQHTTSGVASRLLVRAADGQDASAVVSAVTAATHNWPGVVVGDSDTLTESFAASADVEAMIHYLLAVLAIAYAAIAAVNTLAVAVLSRRREFGVQRLAGAGRRQVRSMLMIEGGILAVLGIVLGTVISLFTMVPMAISSGTIVPVGPIWVFFAVIAAVFVIVWPVTALSARLAMRRSPIEAVSLPGQ; this is encoded by the coding sequence GTGAGCCCGCGGCGCGTGGTGCTCCGGATGGCGCTGGCCAGCCTGCGGTTCCGCGCCGCCGCCTCGCTGGCGACGTTCGTCGCGATCCTCGTCGGCTGCTCGCTGCTCATCGCGTGTGGCGGCCTGTTCGAAACCGCGCTCACGCTCGACGCACAGCCTCAGCGCCTCGCCGCGGCGCCCGTGGTGGTCGGCGGTTCGGCCGGGTTCAAGCTGCCCGACGAAGAGTCGCAAGTCGTGCCCTACAGCGAACGCGCCGGGGTGCCCGCGGACCAGCTGACGCGGCTGGCCGGCGTGCCCGGGGTGGACCAGGTCGTGCCCGACGTCTCGTTCCCGGCGGTCCTCGTGACCGCGGCCGGCCCGCAGGCGGGCGGCGACGCGCTCGCCGGGCACGGCTGGGAGTCGGCCGCGCTCGCGCCGTACACGCTGGCGAGCGGCACGCCGCCGCAGAACGCCGGACAGGTCGTGCTGGACGAGGCGTCCGCCGCCGGGGTCCAGGTCGGCGCCCAGGTGGCCATCGCCGTGGACGGCGCGCAGCCGCGCGACTTCGTCGTCACGGGCATCGCGCACTCCGACGTTTCGGGACCCGCGCTGTTCTTCTCGGCCGGTGACGTGCAGCAGTTCGCCACGCACCCGGGCACCGTCGACCTCGCCGGCGTGTTCCCGGCGCCCGGCGTCGACGCCGACGACCTGGCCGGCCGCCTCGCCGAGCAGGTCCCGGGGCTGACCGTGCTGACCGGCGCCGACCGCGGTTCCGCGGAGTTCCCCGGCATCGAGGCCGCGCAGCTGCCGCTGATCCTGCTCGCCGGGGTCTTCGGCGGCATGGTGCTGGTCGTGATGGCGCTCGTGGTGTCAGCGACGATCAGCCTCACCGTGCGGCAGCGCCAGCAGGAGCTCGCATTGCTGCGGGCCACCGGCGCGACGCCGAAACAGGTGCACCGCATGGTGCTCTCGGAGACCATGGTGGTCGCGGTGCTGGCCGCGATCGCGGGGGTGTTCCTCGGCCGGTTCGTGGGCACGCGGATCTTCGCGATCACCACCGAGGACGGCGTGCTGCCGCCGCAGCTGGAGTTCAGTCAGGGGATCATCGCGTTCGCGGGCGGTCTGGTGCTGGCGCTCGGGATCTCGTTCGCCGCCGCGTGGTTCGCCGCGCTGCCGGCCGCGCGGTCGCGTCCGCTGCAGGCGCTCGCGGAGGCGTCGATCCCGTCGGCGAAGGTCAACGAAGTGCGCAAGTTCGGCGCGAAGATCTTCGCCGGGTTCACGGTCTTGCTGGCCGTGGCGACGCTGTTCCTGCCCGTGGACATCGCCTCGGCCGCGTGCGGTCCGGCGGTGCTCACCGGTTCGATCGCCGTCGCGCTCATCGGCCCGGAGCTGATGGCCTACGTCGCCACGCGCTTCGGCCCGCTGATCCGGCGGGTCGGCGGCCGGGACGCGACGCTGGCCGTGATCAACTCGCGCACGCGCGCCGTGGCGTTCGCCGCGGTGCTCACGCCGATCACCCTCGCGACCGCGGTCGCGCTGGGCAACGTGTACGCGGAAACCACGCAGCAGCACGCGATTGTCGGCGCCTACGCCGAGCAGCTGCAGGCCGACGCGGTGGTCGACAGCGGCACCGGGGCGGTCTCGGCCGACCTGGTGCGCGCCGTGCAGCAGGTGCCGGGCGTGGGCACGGTTTCGCCGCTGGTCACGAGCCAGGGCTGGATCGAGGAGCCCTACGACGGCAACGGCAGCGACCCGGGCCGGCTGCTCGGCGTCGACGCGGGTGACACCAGCGTGCTCGCCACTCCGGTCACGTCCGGGACGCTGCGCGACCTCACCGGCGACACCGTGGCTCTGCCCGAGGACATCGCGGACGACCTGGACCTCAAGCTCGGCGACACCATCACCATGCGCCTCGGTGACGGTGGCCAGGCGCACGTGCGGATCGTCGCGCTGCTGGACAGCCCTTCGGGTTACCCGAGCATCGTGCTGCCGGCGGCGTTGCTCGCGCAGCACACGACGTCCGGGGTCGCGAGCCGGCTGCTGGTGCGCGCGGCGGACGGGCAGGACGCCTCGGCGGTCGTCTCGGCCGTGACTGCGGCCACGCACAACTGGCCCGGGGTCGTGGTCGGCGACTCGGACACGCTGACGGAGAGCTTCGCCGCCAGCGCCGACGTCGAGGCGATGATCCACTACCTGCTGGCCGTGCTGGCGATCGCGTACGCGGCCATCGCGGCCGTGAACACCCTTGCGGTGGCGGTGCTTTCGCGGCGGCGGGAGTTCGGCGTGCAGCGGCTGGCGGGCGCGGGGAGGCGTCAGGTCCGGTCGATGCTCATGATCGAGGGCGGGATCCTGGCGGTGCTCGGGATCGTGCTCGGCACGGTGATCTCGTTGTTCACCATGGTGCCCATGGCGATCTCGTCGGGGACCATCGTGCCGGTCGGGCCGATCTGGGTGTTCTTCGCGGTGATCGCGGCGGTGTTCGTGATCGTGTGGCCGGTCACCGCGCTTTCGGCCCGGCTCGCCATGCGGCGCAGCCCGATCGAGGCGGTGTCGCTGCCCGGGCAGTGA